Proteins from a single region of Candidatus Rubrimentiphilum sp.:
- a CDS encoding enoyl-CoA hydratase-related protein, protein MAAVLRYSAQGPVAQVRLDRPDVRNALDNDLIEQLRSTFEQIATDPEIRAVVLSGEGKAFCGGADVTMMRDSLELTRKQNVAGARALSKMFRAIDRCPKPVIAKVHGAALGGGAGLVAVCDIAIAASDAVFGFTETKLGIIPAVISPFVLAKIGASHARALFLTGERFEARRAQAIGLVHEVVVADTLDVAIERVTSEVLSAGPSAISAAKKLIARVRETSYGKSLDITAEAIADQRTSPEGQEGLRAFLERRPPNWK, encoded by the coding sequence ATGGCTGCGGTACTCCGCTATTCGGCCCAAGGCCCGGTCGCGCAGGTTCGGCTCGACCGGCCCGACGTTCGCAACGCACTCGACAACGATTTGATCGAGCAGCTTCGTTCCACCTTCGAGCAAATAGCGACCGATCCGGAAATCCGTGCCGTCGTGCTCTCGGGCGAAGGCAAGGCCTTCTGCGGCGGAGCCGACGTCACCATGATGCGCGACTCGCTCGAGCTGACGCGTAAGCAAAACGTCGCCGGCGCACGGGCTCTCTCCAAAATGTTTCGCGCGATCGATCGCTGTCCGAAACCGGTCATCGCAAAGGTTCACGGCGCGGCCCTGGGAGGCGGCGCCGGTTTAGTGGCGGTCTGCGACATCGCGATCGCGGCTTCCGACGCTGTCTTCGGATTCACCGAAACCAAACTTGGGATTATTCCGGCCGTGATCTCGCCGTTCGTGCTGGCGAAGATCGGTGCGTCGCATGCGCGCGCATTGTTTCTGACCGGCGAACGGTTCGAGGCGCGTCGCGCGCAAGCGATCGGCCTGGTGCACGAAGTTGTCGTAGCCGACACGCTCGACGTCGCGATCGAGCGCGTCACGAGCGAGGTCTTGAGCGCCGGCCCTTCTGCAATTTCGGCTGCCAAGAAATTGATTGCGCGCGTGCGCGAAACGTCCTACGGAAAGTCGCTCGATATCACCGCGGAAGCGATTGCCGACCAGCGCACCTCGCCCGAAGGGCAAGAGGGCCTTCGCGCTTTTCTTGAACGGCGTCCGCCGAACTGGAAATAG
- a CDS encoding cytochrome b/b6 domain-containing protein: MQTGKIVYRHSAVTRLTHWLFFIAFLALVSSGLQIFNAAPYLDASDKTDPAHRVLQITAPSQGVGTTIVFGRTFTTTGWLGWTDDGMGSTTGRAFPGWITIPSYQDLADGRRWHLFFAWIMVICGVVYIVWGAGRHDLRELVLRPSDIPKLLPMQLYYFRLRKEPPAHGKYNPLQKMAYTLVLFVFAPLIVISGLALSPSFDAAMPWVTTMFGGRQFARLWHFVLMIALCGFFATHIMLVATTGLRNHIASMITGRYKLGAHDGVGV; this comes from the coding sequence ATGCAAACCGGCAAGATCGTCTACCGCCATTCCGCCGTCACGCGCCTGACGCACTGGCTGTTTTTCATCGCTTTCTTGGCGCTGGTTAGCAGTGGTCTGCAGATATTCAACGCAGCGCCGTATCTGGACGCCTCGGATAAAACCGATCCCGCGCACCGTGTCTTGCAAATTACGGCTCCGAGCCAAGGCGTCGGCACGACGATCGTCTTTGGCCGCACGTTCACGACGACCGGTTGGCTGGGGTGGACCGACGATGGAATGGGCAGCACGACCGGCCGGGCATTTCCGGGCTGGATTACGATTCCGTCGTACCAAGATCTCGCGGACGGCCGTCGCTGGCATCTGTTTTTCGCCTGGATAATGGTTATTTGCGGCGTTGTCTACATTGTGTGGGGAGCCGGCCGGCATGATCTGCGCGAACTTGTTCTGCGCCCGTCGGACATACCCAAACTCTTGCCGATGCAACTCTATTACTTCCGCTTGCGAAAAGAGCCGCCGGCGCACGGTAAGTACAATCCATTGCAGAAGATGGCGTATACGCTCGTTCTCTTCGTCTTCGCGCCGCTGATCGTGATAAGCGGACTCGCGCTGTCACCGAGCTTTGACGCTGCCATGCCCTGGGTAACGACGATGTTTGGTGGCCGCCAGTTCGCGCGGCTGTGGCATTTCGTTCTGATGATCGCATTGTGCGGTTTTTTTGCAACCCACATCATGCTGGTAGCTACCACAGGTTTGCGCAACCACATTGCGTCGATGATTACCGGTCGCTACAAACTGGGTGCGCATGACGGAGTGGGCGTATGA
- a CDS encoding molybdopterin-dependent oxidoreductase, translated as MKRKLFIASSISAALAGCGAIGTKLNDNQAAHSVLTSAEDLNLRVIGTHGLARQYAPSDISKDFPINSLDTPTDRIYTQLVGAAFRPYRLTLTGMVARPQTLSLAQLNAMPQSAQITRHDCVEGWSAIAQWSGVALRDLLALASPRPGANFVVFYTFDQDSGGMPYYESLNMAQAMHPQALLALRQNGAPIPPDRGAPVRLKVPTQLGYKSAKWVRHIEVVASLAHLFGGKGGYWEDQGYEWYAGI; from the coding sequence ATGAAGCGCAAACTCTTTATTGCATCTAGCATTTCGGCGGCCTTGGCCGGCTGCGGGGCGATCGGCACGAAGCTTAACGACAACCAAGCAGCGCACTCGGTCTTGACCAGTGCGGAAGACCTGAACCTACGCGTAATCGGTACGCACGGACTGGCGCGGCAATATGCGCCGTCCGATATTTCGAAAGATTTTCCAATCAACTCGCTCGACACGCCGACCGATCGCATCTACACGCAGCTCGTGGGTGCCGCATTCCGTCCGTACCGGCTCACGCTCACCGGCATGGTCGCGCGGCCGCAGACGCTTTCACTGGCACAACTCAACGCGATGCCGCAGAGCGCGCAGATTACCCGTCACGATTGCGTCGAGGGCTGGAGCGCAATCGCGCAATGGAGCGGCGTTGCACTGCGCGATCTGCTGGCGCTGGCGTCTCCGCGCCCCGGCGCGAACTTCGTGGTGTTTTACACCTTCGATCAGGATTCGGGGGGAATGCCGTATTACGAGAGTTTGAACATGGCGCAGGCCATGCACCCGCAAGCGCTGCTGGCGCTGCGCCAGAACGGCGCGCCGATCCCGCCCGATCGTGGAGCCCCGGTCCGCCTGAAAGTTCCGACGCAATTAGGCTACAAGAGCGCCAAATGGGTGCGCCATATCGAGGTGGTCGCATCGCTCGCGCACCTCTTCGGCGGCAAAGGCGGCTATTGGGAAGACCAAGGCTACGAATGGTACGCCGGCATCTAA
- a CDS encoding DUF4760 domain-containing protein, whose amino-acid sequence MSPEWLTAIGTLGTFVVIAASAIAALMQLRHMRGSNQIIALNEVRETIESPAFQAAENFVVRELPPRFQDPAVREALTTPFFPPEYQPARTVANFFETFGALVKNGIIDQEIACDLWGGVATRAWEALAPLTANRRAIIGSAALWENFEYLTILSKRYAAQHPNGAFPKGMERLPLPEMWPETKAKVSDVS is encoded by the coding sequence ATGAGCCCTGAGTGGCTGACCGCGATCGGAACGCTCGGAACGTTCGTTGTTATCGCCGCCTCGGCGATCGCGGCGCTCATGCAGCTGCGGCACATGCGCGGCAGCAATCAAATCATCGCGCTGAATGAAGTCCGCGAAACAATAGAATCGCCCGCGTTCCAGGCCGCTGAGAATTTCGTCGTCCGCGAGTTGCCGCCGCGCTTCCAGGACCCGGCAGTGCGCGAGGCATTGACGACGCCGTTCTTTCCGCCTGAATACCAGCCCGCCCGAACGGTGGCAAATTTCTTCGAAACCTTCGGCGCCTTGGTCAAGAACGGAATCATCGATCAAGAGATCGCCTGCGATTTGTGGGGTGGCGTTGCCACACGGGCCTGGGAAGCGCTGGCCCCGCTCACCGCTAACCGGCGCGCGATAATCGGGTCGGCCGCATTATGGGAAAATTTCGAATATCTGACGATATTATCTAAACGCTACGCGGCGCAGCACCCGAACGGCGCGTTTCCAAAAGGAATGGAACGTCTGCCGCTTCCGGAGATGTGGCCGGAGACAAAGGCGAAGGTTTCCGATGTCTCCTGA